The Megasphaera stantonii genome includes a window with the following:
- a CDS encoding class II aldolase/adducin family protein, giving the protein MDTKKKLCKIGEKMKEAGLVAACDGNISFRNPNGTIVITPSGLPKGELKPSQLLVMDINGKVIKGEGKPSSETPLHLEIYKARPDVNAIIHAHPIVATAVTVAGLAFPSTIVTEGAIVLGKSVPTVPYAAPGSAELATACAEYAKKVNVFLMERHGATALGKDLKEALYRMETLEAVAKVYRASLAFAVNSRALQDISRSQELASFFLR; this is encoded by the coding sequence ATGGATACGAAGAAAAAATTGTGTAAAATCGGTGAAAAAATGAAGGAAGCCGGCCTCGTCGCCGCCTGCGACGGCAATATCAGCTTCCGCAATCCCAATGGAACAATCGTCATCACGCCGTCGGGCCTTCCGAAGGGCGAATTGAAGCCGTCTCAGCTTCTGGTCATGGATATAAACGGCAAGGTGATAAAAGGAGAAGGCAAGCCGTCGTCGGAAACGCCTCTTCATTTAGAAATCTATAAGGCTCGTCCCGATGTCAACGCCATTATCCATGCTCATCCCATCGTCGCTACCGCCGTAACCGTCGCCGGGCTGGCCTTTCCCAGCACCATTGTAACCGAAGGCGCTATCGTCTTGGGGAAATCCGTGCCGACCGTGCCGTACGCTGCGCCGGGCAGCGCCGAATTGGCCACGGCCTGCGCCGAATACGCCAAGAAGGTCAACGTATTTCTCATGGAACGCCACGGCGCGACAGCTCTGGGTAAAGACCTGAAGGAAGCCCTGTACCGCATGGAAACGCTGGAGGCCGTTGCCAAAGTCTACCGGGCGTCGCTGGCCTTCGCCGTCAATTCCCGGGCTTTGCAGGATATCAGCCGTAGCCAGGAGCTGGCATCGTTTTTCCTGCGCTAG
- a CDS encoding DUF4153 domain-containing protein encodes MNIVLQLRRRSVDSIRRFTVPFLISILLFADLAYLTCWPSDEKWPVYGAISLCIAAMFSVWWQLVLEARRITGTKAWLWQGASLVVWAGSYGTWMAVQDMTYIILYGSGIFLALTASILAWLTYYAGESAFNRVFCGALQAVGVAVVADISLSICAMALQTLLQLSLSFSNLYALIFYASFLVVGWNVFLSSVPKVGCPALPSKPFGNVMAYVVVPVYGVLLAILYIYIAMIFFKGEMPVGKMNWFASIALLVYAFCYLTCSGYDKHAWLLRYRRWGGLLLLPVVAVQLWGVYIRHEAYGLTELRYLSMACTAFGIAVIPAALRRLSGTWLFLLAAGMTLIISVTPLNVLDTPYRSQEKRLLAMMEEKGMLQNGVVSDAADLSHEDKEELYSTYRYVKSYTGQRDPAVEAVLQSPVMESLRYAGPHYRSRYFINDSTAAPVSGYATMYVVERTAGKDGMITVQTQRGDVAISLLSYAEQLCRQYEGAGQMANRNVANLYLLPDDGHYLFIRTMNVDLADDVVQSISISAILLEK; translated from the coding sequence GTGAATATAGTACTGCAACTCCGCCGGCGAAGCGTCGACAGTATCCGCCGCTTTACGGTGCCGTTCCTCATTTCCATCTTATTGTTTGCCGATTTGGCCTATCTGACTTGCTGGCCGTCGGACGAGAAATGGCCTGTCTATGGAGCCATATCTTTGTGTATTGCTGCTATGTTCTCTGTCTGGTGGCAGCTGGTATTGGAAGCGCGCCGGATCACAGGGACGAAGGCCTGGCTGTGGCAAGGCGCGTCCCTTGTCGTATGGGCTGGCTCGTACGGTACGTGGATGGCCGTACAGGACATGACCTATATCATCTTATATGGCTCCGGTATATTTCTGGCCTTGACAGCCAGTATTCTGGCCTGGCTGACGTATTATGCCGGTGAAAGCGCCTTCAACCGCGTATTCTGCGGCGCCCTGCAGGCCGTCGGTGTCGCCGTCGTCGCTGACATATCCCTGTCTATTTGCGCCATGGCTCTGCAGACGCTGCTTCAGCTGTCCTTATCTTTTTCCAACTTGTACGCATTGATTTTCTATGCGTCGTTTTTGGTCGTCGGGTGGAACGTATTCTTGTCGTCTGTTCCCAAAGTGGGATGTCCGGCATTGCCGTCCAAGCCCTTCGGAAATGTCATGGCCTACGTCGTCGTGCCGGTCTACGGCGTATTACTGGCGATTCTGTACATATACATCGCCATGATTTTCTTTAAGGGAGAAATGCCTGTAGGGAAAATGAACTGGTTTGCTTCCATTGCGCTGCTGGTATACGCCTTTTGTTATTTGACCTGCAGCGGTTATGACAAGCATGCCTGGCTGCTGCGTTACCGCCGATGGGGCGGTTTGCTTCTCCTTCCTGTCGTAGCCGTACAGCTTTGGGGCGTGTATATTCGTCATGAAGCCTATGGATTGACAGAGCTGCGCTATTTGTCCATGGCCTGCACAGCCTTTGGTATTGCCGTGATTCCGGCGGCCCTGCGCCGTCTGTCCGGAACCTGGTTGTTTCTGTTGGCCGCGGGTATGACGCTCATCATTTCCGTAACGCCCCTAAATGTGCTGGACACGCCGTACCGCAGTCAGGAAAAGCGGCTATTGGCGATGATGGAAGAAAAGGGAATGCTTCAAAACGGCGTGGTCTCAGATGCCGCGGATTTATCTCACGAAGACAAAGAAGAACTATACAGCACGTACCGCTACGTGAAGAGCTATACGGGCCAGAGGGACCCAGCTGTCGAAGCCGTTCTGCAGTCTCCAGTCATGGAGTCTCTCCGCTATGCCGGCCCCCATTACCGGTCGCGGTATTTCATCAATGACAGTACAGCCGCGCCGGTATCCGGATACGCGACGATGTACGTCGTGGAAAGGACGGCCGGTAAAGACGGCATGATCACGGTTCAAACGCAGAGGGGAGACGTAGCGATTTCCCTGCTGTCCTATGCCGAACAGCTGTGCCGGCAGTACGAAGGCGCCGGTCAGATGGCCAACCGAAATGTGGCGAATTTGTATCTCCTTCCCGACGATGGCCATTATCTCTTTATACGCACGATGAATGTCGATTTGGCCGACGATGTCGTTCAGAGCATTTCCATATCGGCTATCTTGTTGGAAAAATAA
- the speD gene encoding adenosylmethionine decarboxylase: MATKTNKLKLYGFNNLTKTLSFNIYDICYALSEESRRQYIEYIDEQYNAERLTNILKNVSSIIGANILNIASQDYDPQGASVTILISEEPVEPADADVVCHLDKSHLTVHTYPESHPQKGIMTFRADIDVSTCGRISPLNALNYLIDNFDSDIVTLDYHVRGFTRDVSGKKLFIDHRINSIQNYISQSTRSRYNMIDVNVYQENIFHTKMMLKDFDLNNYLFNMTADQLTERQRNQIRKLVYQEMLEIFNGHNMPTMR; this comes from the coding sequence ATGGCAACGAAAACGAATAAATTAAAATTGTATGGCTTCAATAATCTGACCAAAACGCTGAGCTTCAACATATACGACATTTGTTATGCCCTCAGCGAAGAGTCGCGCCGCCAGTATATCGAATATATTGATGAACAATATAACGCAGAACGGCTGACGAATATTTTAAAAAATGTCTCGTCTATTATCGGCGCAAATATTTTGAATATTGCCAGCCAGGATTACGATCCCCAGGGGGCCAGCGTGACCATCCTCATTTCGGAAGAGCCTGTCGAACCGGCCGACGCCGACGTAGTTTGTCATCTGGATAAGAGCCATCTGACAGTTCATACGTATCCGGAAAGCCATCCCCAGAAGGGGATTATGACCTTCCGCGCCGATATTGACGTATCGACGTGCGGCCGTATTTCTCCTCTCAACGCGCTGAATTACCTGATTGACAATTTCGACTCCGACATCGTAACCCTCGACTACCATGTCCGCGGCTTTACCCGCGACGTGAGCGGCAAGAAGCTGTTCATCGATCACCGCATTAATTCCATCCAAAACTACATTTCCCAAAGTACGCGCAGCCGTTATAATATGATAGACGTCAACGTATATCAGGAAAATATCTTCCATACGAAAATGATGCTGAAGGATTTTGATTTGAACAACTATCTGTTCAACATGACTGCCGATCAGCTGACGGAACGGCAGCGCAATCAAATCCGCAAGCTCGTATATCAGGAAATGCTGGAAATATTCAACGGCCACAACATGCCGACGATGCGTTAA
- the gmk gene encoding guanylate kinase, translated as MIDSGLLIVVSGPSGAGKGTICDALREHFPNIHYSISMTTRQPRPGEEDGVNYYFTDNGRFEELLKEDAFLEHAKVYDHYYGTPKEYVYQMLRQGNHVMLEIDIQGAMQVKEKYPQGVFIYIVPPSKAVLEERLRGRHTDSDEVIAARLAKARNELEWIDKYDYVIVNDDLGEAIQKAAAVLKAEECRVMRNANCIEETKQAYQ; from the coding sequence ATGATCGATTCAGGTCTGCTTATCGTCGTCTCCGGCCCGTCCGGCGCCGGCAAGGGGACGATATGCGACGCACTGCGGGAGCATTTTCCCAATATCCACTATTCTATTTCCATGACGACGCGCCAGCCGCGTCCGGGCGAAGAAGACGGCGTCAATTATTATTTTACCGACAACGGCCGTTTTGAAGAGCTGCTGAAGGAAGACGCGTTTCTGGAACACGCCAAGGTATACGACCATTATTACGGCACGCCGAAGGAATACGTATACCAGATGCTCCGCCAGGGCAACCACGTCATGCTGGAAATCGACATTCAGGGAGCTATGCAGGTAAAGGAAAAGTATCCCCAAGGCGTCTTTATCTACATCGTGCCGCCGAGTAAGGCCGTTCTGGAAGAGCGGCTCCGGGGACGCCATACCGACTCGGATGAAGTCATCGCCGCGCGGCTGGCGAAGGCCCGGAACGAGCTGGAATGGATTGATAAATACGACTATGTCATCGTCAACGATGATCTGGGCGAAGCGATTCAGAAGGCCGCCGCCGTGCTGAAAGCCGAGGAGTGCAGAGTTATGCGCAACGCCAACTGTATCGAAGAGACCAAGCAGGCGTATCAATAG
- the rpoZ gene encoding DNA-directed RNA polymerase subunit omega, with protein MLIKPTLESLMKKVDSKYTLVTLAAKRARELTDGDEPLVDVETTRVVSIAMEEIDQGKITYEKPQGGIK; from the coding sequence ATGTTGATCAAACCGACGTTGGAATCGTTAATGAAAAAAGTAGACAGCAAATACACCTTAGTCACGCTGGCGGCAAAACGGGCCCGCGAATTGACGGACGGCGACGAACCGCTCGTAGATGTAGAAACGACGCGCGTCGTTTCCATCGCGATGGAAGAAATCGATCAGGGCAAGATTACCTATGAAAAGCCTCAGGGCGGCATTAAATAA
- a CDS encoding XTP/dITP diphosphatase: protein MKQTIVLATHNAGKIREFKSVLEPLGYTATAVRDLCPQLPEPEETGTTFEENARLKAAYYMKATGLPCLADDSGIIADALGGRPGVYSARYAGPECDDEKNNQKLIDELSAFPPEKRTVHYACVLALLFPDGREIVREGRCSGVLRDFYAGTNGFGYDPLFYVPEKGKTMAEMTMEEKNEISHRGKALELLVEALS from the coding sequence ATGAAACAGACTATCGTCCTGGCAACGCATAACGCCGGAAAAATACGGGAATTCAAAAGCGTATTGGAACCCTTGGGATATACGGCGACAGCCGTCCGCGACTTGTGTCCTCAGCTGCCGGAGCCGGAAGAAACGGGGACGACCTTTGAAGAAAACGCCCGCCTGAAAGCGGCGTATTATATGAAGGCCACCGGGCTTCCCTGTCTGGCCGATGATTCCGGCATCATCGCTGACGCCTTAGGCGGACGCCCCGGCGTCTATTCGGCCCGCTATGCCGGCCCGGAATGTGACGATGAAAAGAACAACCAAAAGCTGATCGACGAATTGTCGGCTTTCCCGCCGGAAAAGCGGACGGTTCATTACGCCTGCGTGCTGGCCCTGCTGTTTCCCGACGGACGGGAAATCGTCAGGGAAGGCCGCTGCAGCGGCGTGCTGCGCGATTTTTATGCTGGTACGAACGGCTTCGGCTACGATCCGTTGTTTTACGTGCCGGAAAAGGGCAAGACCATGGCCGAGATGACGATGGAAGAGAAAAATGAAATCAGCCATCGGGGCAAAGCTCTGGAGCTGCTCGTCGAGGCCCTGTCATGA
- the remA gene encoding extracellular matrix/biofilm regulator RemA: MNFNLLNIGFGNMVMGCKVVAIISPESAPIKRMVQEARERNTLIDATFGRKTRSVLIMDNGQIILSALQAETISHRILQVDGEDKEEPEEEL, encoded by the coding sequence ATGAATTTCAACTTATTGAATATAGGGTTCGGCAACATGGTAATGGGCTGTAAAGTCGTGGCCATTATCAGCCCCGAATCGGCGCCGATCAAGCGCATGGTGCAGGAAGCGCGGGAGCGCAATACGCTCATCGACGCGACCTTCGGCCGCAAGACCCGCTCAGTCCTCATCATGGACAACGGGCAGATCATCTTATCGGCCCTGCAGGCGGAAACTATTTCCCACCGTATTTTGCAGGTCGACGGGGAAGATAAGGAAGAACCAGAAGAAGAGTTATAA
- a CDS encoding metallophosphoesterase family protein, which yields MKPVLIGVVSDSHGRFRPLERMVSQAPDVAAWIHCGDYSDDGDDLAIYTGVPVYSVRGNNDFMSDAPACRKVTIGGVNIIAVHGHQWYGEARLAKLRQLGREHEARLVLFGHTHRRFCQRDDDMTIVNPGSVSLPRDGRVGTYAVCAIADGVLTDIQFYELTK from the coding sequence ATGAAGCCCGTCCTCATAGGTGTCGTCAGCGACAGCCACGGCCGCTTTCGTCCGCTGGAACGCATGGTATCGCAGGCGCCGGACGTAGCGGCGTGGATACACTGCGGCGATTACAGCGACGACGGCGACGATTTAGCCATATATACAGGCGTGCCCGTATATTCCGTCAGGGGCAACAACGATTTTATGAGCGACGCGCCGGCGTGCCGCAAGGTGACCATCGGCGGCGTGAATATTATCGCCGTTCACGGGCACCAGTGGTACGGCGAAGCGCGGCTGGCTAAGCTTCGGCAGCTCGGAAGAGAACACGAGGCCCGGCTCGTCCTGTTTGGACATACGCACCGCCGCTTTTGCCAGCGTGACGACGATATGACCATCGTCAATCCCGGCAGCGTTTCCCTGCCCCGCGACGGCAGAGTGGGCACGTATGCCGTGTGCGCCATAGCCGACGGCGTGCTGACGGATATACAGTTTTATGAACTGACAAAGTAA
- a CDS encoding YicC/YloC family endoribonuclease, whose protein sequence is MTGFGRGTYSDEHVSVTIEMRAVNQRFLELNIRMPHAYLALEDKLRKGIKETLHRGKVDVYVTVGELTPAAPQIRIDYAALSACKAALDDVNQSLFGGEKTTLPLIMGLTKDWFVQEPPAVDAEEVWPVFAQALQGALDGMVAMRDKEGANIRRDLLARTDRMAAMIDAIEAKKEDVVARYKERLEKKILALFDAARQVPDQDRLLQEVATYADKVDFTEEVVRFRSHVVQLKGFLEQDGDVGRKLDFLIQEMNREVNTIGSKANDTDVTEYVLQLKNEIEKIREQVQNIE, encoded by the coding sequence ATGACCGGCTTCGGCCGAGGCACGTACAGCGATGAGCACGTCAGCGTGACCATTGAAATGCGTGCCGTCAACCAACGATTTTTAGAGTTAAACATCCGCATGCCCCACGCTTATCTGGCGCTGGAAGATAAATTGCGGAAGGGCATAAAGGAGACGCTGCACCGCGGCAAGGTCGACGTATACGTCACTGTCGGCGAACTGACGCCGGCGGCGCCGCAGATCCGCATCGACTACGCGGCCCTGTCAGCCTGCAAGGCGGCGCTGGACGACGTAAACCAGTCGCTGTTCGGCGGAGAAAAGACGACGCTGCCGCTGATCATGGGCTTGACGAAGGACTGGTTCGTCCAGGAACCGCCGGCAGTCGACGCCGAAGAGGTATGGCCCGTTTTCGCCCAGGCTCTGCAGGGCGCCTTGGACGGCATGGTGGCCATGCGGGATAAGGAAGGTGCTAATATCCGCCGCGACTTGCTGGCGCGGACCGACAGGATGGCGGCTATGATCGACGCCATTGAAGCGAAGAAAGAAGACGTCGTCGCCCGCTATAAGGAACGGCTGGAGAAAAAAATACTGGCCCTGTTCGACGCGGCCCGTCAGGTCCCCGACCAGGACCGGCTTCTGCAGGAAGTAGCCACATACGCCGACAAGGTGGATTTTACGGAAGAAGTTGTACGCTTCCGTAGCCATGTGGTACAATTAAAGGGCTTTCTGGAGCAGGACGGCGACGTAGGCCGCAAGCTCGATTTCCTCATTCAGGAAATGAACAGGGAAGTCAATACGATTGGCTCGAAGGCCAACGACACCGACGTGACGGAATATGTCCTGCAGTTGAAAAACGAAATTGAAAAAATTCGCGAACAGGTGCAGAATATCGAATGA
- the metK gene encoding methionine adenosyltransferase: MAKNREFFTSESVTEGHPDKMADQISDGILDAILEKDKNARVACETLVTTGMVHVVGEISTTCYVDIPHIVRETVRNIGYTRAKYGFDCDTCGVLVSLDEQSPDIAMGVDEAQEKKSGTTDKFDSIGAGDQGMMFGYATNETDDYMPLPISLAHRLSRRLAKVRKDGTLPYLRPDGKTQVTVEYEDGKPVRIDTIVISAQHSPEVTREQIEKDLLEYVIKPELPEGLFDDQTKLFINPTGRFVIGGPQGDSGLTGRKIIVDTYGGMARHGGGAFSGKDPTKVDRSAAYAARYVAKNIVAAGLADKCEIQLAYAIGVAHPVSIHVETFGTGKVENEKIVELIRKHFDLRPAGIIEMLDLQRPIYKQTAAYGHFGRNDLNLPWEQLDKADVLRQEAGL, from the coding sequence ATGGCAAAGAATCGTGAATTTTTTACGTCTGAATCCGTAACCGAAGGCCATCCCGACAAAATGGCCGACCAAATTTCTGACGGCATTTTGGATGCAATTTTGGAAAAAGATAAAAACGCCCGCGTCGCCTGCGAAACCCTCGTAACGACAGGTATGGTACACGTCGTAGGCGAAATCTCTACGACGTGCTACGTAGATATTCCGCACATCGTACGCGAAACGGTCCGCAATATCGGTTATACCCGCGCAAAATACGGCTTTGACTGCGATACGTGCGGCGTCCTCGTTTCCCTGGACGAACAGTCCCCGGACATCGCCATGGGCGTTGACGAAGCGCAGGAAAAGAAATCCGGCACGACGGATAAATTCGACTCGATCGGCGCCGGCGACCAGGGCATGATGTTCGGCTACGCGACGAACGAAACGGACGACTACATGCCGCTGCCGATTTCTCTGGCTCACCGCCTGTCCCGCCGTCTGGCCAAGGTCCGCAAGGACGGCACGCTGCCGTACCTCCGTCCGGACGGAAAGACGCAGGTAACGGTCGAATACGAAGACGGCAAGCCTGTCCGCATCGACACCATCGTCATTTCGGCTCAGCACAGCCCGGAAGTTACGCGCGAACAGATTGAAAAAGATTTGCTCGAATACGTCATCAAACCGGAACTTCCCGAAGGCTTGTTCGATGACCAGACGAAACTGTTCATCAACCCGACAGGCCGCTTCGTCATCGGCGGTCCTCAGGGCGACTCCGGCCTTACGGGCCGCAAGATCATCGTCGATACCTACGGCGGCATGGCTCGTCACGGCGGCGGCGCTTTCTCCGGCAAGGACCCCACAAAGGTAGACCGCTCGGCAGCTTATGCAGCCCGCTATGTGGCGAAGAACATCGTAGCCGCAGGCTTGGCGGATAAATGCGAAATCCAGCTGGCCTATGCCATCGGCGTAGCCCATCCCGTTTCTATCCACGTAGAAACCTTCGGTACGGGCAAAGTCGAAAACGAAAAGATTGTCGAATTGATCCGCAAACACTTCGACCTCCGTCCGGCCGGCATCATCGAAATGCTCGACTTGCAGCGCCCGATTTACAAACAGACGGCCGCTTACGGTCATTTCGGCCGCAACGATCTGAACCTGCCTTGGGAACAGCTTGATAAAGCCGACGTTCTCCGTCAGGAAGCCGGCTTATAA
- the coaBC gene encoding bifunctional phosphopantothenoylcysteine decarboxylase/phosphopantothenate--cysteine ligase CoaBC yields the protein MLLENKKIVLAISGGIAAFKAAEIASMLRKRGAEVKCIMTEHATEFITPLTMREISGNPVAVSMFSDIPEFNVEHIALAQWADVFVIAPATANVIGKIAGGIADDMLTTTVMATTAPVVIAPAMNSNMYMNPIVQKNIAALKEYGYEIIEPATGHLACGVTGVGRLPEPEDIVDYVEFTACRTSLLKGKKVIVTAGGTREPIDPVRFIGNHSSGRMGFAIAKAAAFAGADVTLVAGSNDHLKTPAGVARRIDVGSTNDMKAAVDSYYDDCDLVIKSAAVADYRSAHPAANKIKKSDETLTLTMAKNPDILYGLGQRKAHQVLIGFAAETTNLIEYGTAKLKKKNLDMLVANDVSAEGAGFQGTTNIATFLFPDGSMEKLEKMDKEDLAAVIVERAAAILAKKNQ from the coding sequence ATGTTATTAGAAAACAAGAAAATCGTCTTGGCCATCAGCGGCGGCATCGCCGCGTTTAAGGCAGCTGAAATCGCCAGCATGCTGCGCAAGCGCGGCGCTGAAGTCAAGTGCATTATGACCGAACATGCGACGGAGTTTATTACGCCGCTGACGATGAGGGAAATTTCCGGCAACCCCGTCGCCGTATCCATGTTCAGCGATATTCCCGAATTTAACGTCGAGCACATCGCCCTGGCCCAGTGGGCCGACGTGTTCGTCATCGCTCCGGCTACAGCCAACGTCATCGGCAAAATTGCCGGCGGCATCGCCGACGATATGCTGACGACGACGGTCATGGCTACGACGGCTCCCGTCGTCATCGCCCCGGCTATGAACAGCAACATGTATATGAACCCCATCGTACAGAAAAATATCGCCGCCCTCAAGGAGTACGGCTATGAAATCATCGAGCCCGCTACAGGTCATTTGGCCTGCGGCGTCACCGGCGTCGGCCGTCTGCCCGAACCGGAAGACATTGTCGACTACGTCGAATTTACAGCCTGCCGGACGAGCCTGCTGAAAGGGAAGAAGGTCATCGTCACGGCCGGCGGCACGCGCGAACCTATCGACCCGGTCCGCTTTATCGGCAACCATTCCAGCGGCCGCATGGGCTTTGCCATCGCTAAAGCCGCAGCCTTTGCCGGCGCAGACGTCACCTTGGTCGCCGGCAGCAATGACCATCTGAAGACGCCGGCCGGCGTAGCGCGCCGCATCGACGTAGGCAGCACCAACGACATGAAGGCCGCCGTCGATTCGTATTACGACGACTGCGATCTGGTCATCAAGTCGGCTGCTGTCGCCGATTACCGTTCGGCTCATCCGGCAGCGAATAAGATCAAGAAATCCGACGAAACGCTGACCTTGACGATGGCTAAAAACCCGGACATCCTGTACGGCTTGGGCCAGCGCAAGGCCCATCAGGTTCTCATCGGCTTTGCTGCCGAAACAACGAACCTCATCGAGTACGGCACGGCTAAGTTAAAGAAGAAGAACCTCGACATGCTCGTCGCCAACGACGTCAGCGCCGAAGGGGCCGGCTTCCAGGGCACGACGAATATCGCCACCTTCCTGTTCCCTGACGGCTCGATGGAAAAGCTCGAGAAAATGGACAAGGAAGACCTGGCGGCGGTCATCGTAGAACGGGCCGCGGCGATTTTAGCCAAAAAAAATCAGTAA
- a CDS encoding Rqc2 family fibronectin-binding protein — MNLDGITLHCITNELKDILKGGQISKIYQLDNRSLYFRVFNDTGVHHLIMTLDDSPRLYVARQMPPTPDVPTGLCMFLRKYYENGRIASISQLHMDRLIEIAVDVLDTSGQLATRKIHVELMGKYSNVIFTEDGVIIEALIKTRKDKQALRTIFPKEPYDFPPNFMRMNPFDFSAEELAAMMETGTDEPLGKWMLKRFNGMSTVVLDELAVRSGLDKNALVQDLSPADKFSWCRCIERLGQELDGVSGAFVYTVKGKEIIFPLELQSLSAYPRRRFSSIEEYLDDYQAASKGSLNGEQEDMQKRVAKLIEKQKKKIKRISSELKETDKMDTYKLYGDLLMIYAYEKHDHEKSVTVANLLSEQQEPITIPLEPAYSMTDNANRYYKRYTKMRNRKQKSAELIAENEQHLQYLYSLEYALDNIGSKAEIVDIKAEMRQMGLISSTSKDKMKREFSQQILTADAGGIPIWVGRNNRQNDFLTQKKAHPYDLWFHIKNQPGSHVILACHNVTPTDEQIEMAAQMAAYYSKARGTSKAEVDCALVRNVKKPAHAAPGFVVFENQTTYVVEPKDWSK, encoded by the coding sequence ATGAATCTCGATGGCATTACGCTTCATTGCATTACCAATGAATTAAAAGATATATTAAAAGGCGGTCAGATTTCCAAAATATACCAGCTGGACAACCGCTCTCTTTACTTCCGCGTGTTCAACGACACGGGCGTCCACCACCTTATCATGACCTTGGACGATTCGCCGCGGCTGTACGTCGCGCGGCAGATGCCGCCGACGCCGGACGTGCCGACGGGCTTGTGCATGTTTCTGCGCAAATACTATGAAAACGGCCGCATCGCCTCGATCAGCCAGCTCCACATGGACCGGCTCATTGAAATTGCCGTCGACGTCCTCGATACGTCGGGCCAGCTGGCGACGCGGAAGATCCACGTCGAGCTCATGGGCAAATACAGCAACGTCATCTTCACCGAAGACGGCGTCATCATCGAAGCCCTCATCAAGACCCGCAAGGACAAGCAGGCCCTGCGTACTATTTTCCCAAAAGAGCCCTATGATTTCCCGCCAAACTTCATGCGCATGAACCCCTTCGACTTTTCCGCTGAAGAATTAGCCGCCATGATGGAAACGGGTACGGACGAACCACTGGGAAAATGGATGCTCAAGCGGTTCAATGGCATGAGCACCGTCGTCCTCGACGAGTTGGCCGTCCGAAGCGGCCTCGATAAAAACGCCCTCGTCCAGGACCTGTCGCCGGCCGACAAATTCTCCTGGTGCCGCTGTATCGAACGCCTAGGCCAAGAGCTTGACGGCGTATCGGGAGCCTTCGTCTATACGGTCAAGGGAAAGGAAATCATCTTCCCTCTGGAGCTGCAAAGCCTGTCCGCCTATCCGCGCCGCCGCTTCTCGTCCATCGAAGAATACCTCGACGACTATCAGGCCGCCAGCAAGGGCAGCCTCAACGGCGAGCAGGAAGACATGCAGAAGCGCGTCGCCAAGCTCATTGAAAAGCAAAAGAAAAAGATCAAGCGCATTTCGTCCGAATTGAAAGAGACGGATAAGATGGATACCTATAAGCTTTACGGCGACTTGCTCATGATCTACGCCTACGAAAAGCACGACCACGAAAAGAGCGTCACCGTCGCCAATCTCCTATCGGAGCAGCAGGAACCGATTACCATTCCCCTCGAACCGGCCTACTCCATGACGGACAACGCCAACCGCTATTACAAGCGTTACACGAAGATGCGCAACCGCAAGCAGAAATCGGCCGAGCTCATCGCAGAAAACGAGCAGCATCTCCAGTACCTCTACTCGCTGGAATACGCCCTGGACAACATCGGCAGCAAGGCGGAAATTGTCGATATCAAGGCTGAAATGCGGCAAATGGGGCTTATTTCCTCTACATCCAAAGATAAGATGAAGCGGGAATTTTCCCAGCAAATCCTGACGGCCGACGCCGGCGGCATCCCCATCTGGGTAGGCCGCAACAACAGGCAGAACGATTTCCTGACCCAGAAGAAAGCCCATCCCTACGACCTGTGGTTCCACATCAAAAATCAGCCCGGGTCCCACGTCATATTAGCCTGCCACAACGTGACGCCGACAGATGAGCAAATCGAAATGGCCGCCCAGATGGCCGCCTATTACAGCAAGGCCCGCGGCACGTCGAAGGCCGAAGTAGACTGCGCCCTCGTGCGCAACGTCAAGAAGCCGGCCCACGCCGCACCGGGCTTCGTCGTATTTGAAAACCAGACGACCTACGTCGTAGAGCCGAAGGATTGGAGCAAGTAA